From one Dermacentor silvarum isolate Dsil-2018 chromosome 3, BIME_Dsil_1.4, whole genome shotgun sequence genomic stretch:
- the LOC125944573 gene encoding phospholipid-transporting ATPase ABCA3-like, whose translation MNYVLLHWLFTLFPPYAFSSGVIKLLLLDADNHMCQEYSKATDGVQDLLRVACDGTRAERANLELAAIDICCQNRDANSGPPYTLSPFDLHELCVGVNLLVLLIEGIAMFVVVAFLDSGTLFTIRNVLAERNVHTFNEILDSDLENEAREAPRVATIPGLEKHPLVVCDIWRFLALTRAPQLKAINLCLTEGECFGLLGMHGSGKTLLLEVLSALAVRSSGNAYSQKQTLSSSARKWQSQIGYCPETGGLLQGLAVGDQLSLFARLRGVPPAYQESCINSLLGACNLNDKKLDCPREFSMSDKRKLSLAIALIGPPNLVFLDEPLKGVDAGTHQRLFDMLRHVRSRSKATTMIYASVSMQQLEYTCDRLAIMVDGQLQCIGTIEHLRDKFGQGMVMKIQLAASEKDRHIEVQPVMTALFPDSRMIFSHQGLLSFEICEKRPWSEVFSSVDLLMQGFRCEYVLVSEATLEEVYMAFAK comes from the exons ATGAACTACGTGCTGCTCCACTGGCTGTTCACGCTGTTTCCGCCGTACGCCTTCTCGTCGGGCGTGATCAAGCTGCTGCTCCTGGACGCGGACAACCACATGTGCCAGGAGTACTCGAAGGCCACGGACGGCGTGCAGGATCTGCTGCGGGTCGCCTGCGACGGAACGCGCGCCGAACGCGCGAATCTCGAACTGGCGGCCATCGACATCTGCTGCCAGA ACCGTGACGCCAACAGCGGGCCTCCGTACACGCTGAGCCCGTTCGACCTGCACGAGCTGTGCGTCGGCGTCAACCTGCTCGTGCTGCTGATCGAGGGGATCGCCATGTTTGTGGTGGTCGCCTTCCTCGACTCCGGCACCCTGTTCACCATCCGGAACGTCTTGGCAGAGAGG AACGTGCACACGTTCAACGAGATTCTGGACTCGGACTTGGAGAACGAGGCCCGCGAGGCACCTCGAGTGGCGACCATCCCGGGTCTCGAGAAGCACCCGTTGGTCGTGTGCGACATCTGGCGCTTCCTGGCGCTGACCCGGGCGCCGCAGCTCAAGGCCATCAACCTGTGCCTCACCGAGGGCGAGTGCTTCGGTCTGCTGGGCATGCACGGGTCCGGCAAGACGCTGCTCCTCGAGGTGCTCAGCGCGCTCGCCGTGCGCTCGTCGGGCAACGCCTACAGCCAGAAGCAGACGCTGTCCTCGTCGGCCAGGAAG TGGCAGTCCCAGATCGGCTACTGCCCGGAGACGGGCGGCCTGCTTCAGGGTCTGGCCGTGGGCGACCAACTGTCGCTGTTCGCGCGGCTGCGCGGCGTTCCGCCGGCGTACCAGGAGAGTTGCATTAACAGCCTACTCGGGGCCTGCAACCTGAACGACAAGAAACTCGACTGCCCCAGGGAGTTCAG CATGTCGGACAAGCGCAAGCTCTCACTCGCCATCGCCCTGATCGGGCCGCCCAACCTGGTCTTCCTGGACGAGCCACTCAAGGGCGTCGACGCCGGTACTCACCAGAGGCTCTTCGACATGCTCAGGCACGTCCGCAGCAGGTCCAAGGCCACCACCATGATCTACGCCTCGGTCAG CATGCAGCAGCTGGAGTATACCTGCGACCGACTGGCCATCATGGTGGACGGGCAGCTGCAGTGCATTGGAACCATCGAGCACCTGCGCGACAAGTTTGGCCAGGGCATGGTCATGAAGATCCAGCTGGCCGCCTCCGAGAAGGATCGCCACATCGAGGTGCAGCCCGTCATGACAGCCCTTTTCCCCGACAGCCGCATGATATTCTCCCACCAG GGGCTGCTCAGCTTCGAGATTTGCGAGAAGCGTCCCTGGAGCGAGGTCTTCTCGAGCGTGGACCTGCTGATGCAGGGCTTCCGCTGCGAGTACGTGCTCGTCTCTGAGGCCACGCTCGAGGAAGTGTACATGGCCTTCGCCAAGTAG